GGCCCAGGGGGTGATGCGGGACGCCCGCCTCCTCGGGGTGAGGATCACGGAGGAGGCCGCCCTGGAGATCGGCAGGCGGAGCCGGGGCACCATGCGCGTCGCCAAGCGCCTCTTCCGGAGGGTGCGGGACTTCGCCCAGGTGGCAGGGGAGGAGGTCATCACCCGGGAGCGGGCCCTGGAGGCCCTTGCGGCCCTGGGGCTGGACGAGCTGGGCCTGGAGAAGCGGGACCGGGAGATCCTGGAGGTCCTCATCCTCCGCTTCGGCGGCGGCCCCGTGGGCCTCGCCACCTTGGCCACCGCCCTCTCCGAGGACCCGGGGACCTTGGAAGAGGTGCACGAACCCTACCTCATCCGCCAGGGCCTTCTGAAGCGCACTCCCCGGGGCCGGATGGCCACGGAACTGGCCTACCGCCACCTGGGCTATCCGCCCCCGGTGGGCCCGCTCTTGGAGCCGTGATCCGGGCCACGCTTTCCGAGCTGGACCTGGGGGAGCTCCTCAGGGCCCTGGAGGCGGCGCGGAAGAGCGCCGTGGTGAGCTTCCGGGGCCGGATCTACGGGCGCGTCCACCTCCTCGGGGGGCGGATCCTCTACGCCCGCACCGAGCCCGGCCCCCACCTCGGGGAGTACCTGGTCCGCCTGGGCCACCTCACCCTGGAGGAGGTGCAGGAGCTGGTGGAGCGCCAGGACCGGGAGAACCCCGGCACCCCTTTGGGGGCTTTGGCCCTGGAGCTCGGCCTCATCGGGGAGGAGGAGCTTAGGGAGGCCCTCACCGCCCAGGTCCTCGAGGCCTTGGCCACCCTCCTGGGGGAGAAAGAGGGGGAGGTGGTGGCGGAGCCCATGGTGGAGGGAAGCCAGGTGGCTCTCCCCCTCACCTTCGGCACCGGCTGGGCCCTCATGGAGGCGGCCCGCAAGCTGGACGAGTGGCGGCGGGGGCAGGTGGACCCGGACGAGGTCCTCCACCTCGTGGAAGACCCCACCCGGCACCCCCTTCCCCCGGAGGCCTGGAGCGTTCTGGAGCACCTGGACGGGGTGCGGCGGGCAAGGAGCATCGCCCTCCTCTCGGGGCTTCCCGAGGAGGAGGTCTACCACCTCCTCCACGAGATGAAGGCGAGGGGCCTCCTCCGCCCCTCCACCCTCCTCCTCGAGGACCCCTTGGTGGCCGTCCTGGCGGAAAGCGGGGTGGTGCGGAGGCTCCTTCTTTACCTCCTCGAGGCCCACCGCTTCCGCGTCCTTCTGGCCCGGGACGTGGAGGGGCTCTTGCGCCTCCTCAAGTCCAGGCCCAAGGGGGTGATCCTCCAAGGGGAGAAGGCGGTGGAGGCGGCCCGCAAGGTGCGGGCCACCCCAGAAGGGCGGCTCGCCTCCCTATACTTGGTGAGCGAAACCCCACCGGGCCTCCTCCTCAGGCCCTTGAGGCTCCTCCACCTGCCCAAACCCTTAAGGAGCCAGGAGGTCCTGAAGGCCCTGGAGCCCCTGCGGAGGGGCTGATCCCGCCCCAGCGAAGCGCTAGTTCAGGCGCTTCCCCTCCCG
This region of Thermus thermophilus genomic DNA includes:
- a CDS encoding DUF4388 domain-containing protein gives rise to the protein MIRATLSELDLGELLRALEAARKSAVVSFRGRIYGRVHLLGGRILYARTEPGPHLGEYLVRLGHLTLEEVQELVERQDRENPGTPLGALALELGLIGEEELREALTAQVLEALATLLGEKEGEVVAEPMVEGSQVALPLTFGTGWALMEAARKLDEWRRGQVDPDEVLHLVEDPTRHPLPPEAWSVLEHLDGVRRARSIALLSGLPEEEVYHLLHEMKARGLLRPSTLLLEDPLVAVLAESGVVRRLLLYLLEAHRFRVLLARDVEGLLRLLKSRPKGVILQGEKAVEAARKVRATPEGRLASLYLVSETPPGLLLRPLRLLHLPKPLRSQEVLKALEPLRRG